A genomic stretch from Bordetella sp. N includes:
- a CDS encoding MFS transporter, whose translation MNFPRTDPAASGEPAGNRRNATVLALAQGLFTASIAVDLTLTGLTGYQLAPDKSLATLPFALITVAAAVVTLFASLLMQRVGRRWGFVIGALTCGIGGLISVWAVIHEDFWLFCLGTAGVGVFQAFAQYYRLAAADAVAESQKARVISLVMTGGVIAAILGPALAAWSRDLMPTVFAGSYLMVALLGFLSALLLGIGYRDIPLAVVPKHEAELPQRPVATVLRQPISLAALANNAIGGVVMMFTMTAAPLAAVACHHTIDDGANIIQWHLVGMYAPSFFAGRLIKRFGLPAVLFAGMALSALCGIVAVASTSLPSFYVALLCLGIGWNFMYVGGTTLLASSHRPSERARVQGTAELIRYILTAAATLGAGPVFEHFGWTNLNLITFPMLILAAALTLLWVRADRRAKAMPANVVSSSQ comes from the coding sequence ATGAACTTTCCGCGGACTGACCCGGCAGCCTCCGGCGAACCCGCCGGCAACCGCCGCAACGCCACGGTGCTGGCGCTTGCCCAAGGCCTGTTCACCGCGTCCATCGCGGTCGACCTGACGCTGACCGGGCTGACCGGCTACCAGCTGGCGCCGGACAAATCGTTGGCCACCCTGCCCTTTGCCTTGATTACCGTCGCGGCCGCCGTCGTCACCCTGTTCGCGTCGCTGCTGATGCAGCGCGTGGGCCGTCGCTGGGGCTTCGTCATCGGGGCGCTGACCTGCGGGATCGGCGGGCTGATTTCCGTATGGGCGGTGATCCACGAAGACTTCTGGCTGTTCTGCCTGGGCACCGCCGGCGTCGGCGTGTTCCAGGCCTTCGCGCAATACTACCGGCTGGCCGCCGCCGACGCCGTGGCGGAATCCCAAAAAGCGCGCGTCATATCGCTGGTCATGACGGGCGGCGTGATCGCTGCCATCCTGGGCCCGGCCCTGGCGGCGTGGAGCCGCGATCTGATGCCTACCGTGTTCGCCGGATCCTATTTGATGGTGGCCCTGCTCGGTTTCCTGTCGGCTCTATTACTTGGGATCGGCTACCGCGATATTCCGCTGGCAGTAGTCCCAAAACATGAGGCGGAGCTTCCACAGCGGCCTGTCGCCACCGTGCTGCGCCAACCCATCTCGCTGGCCGCCCTGGCCAATAATGCCATCGGCGGCGTCGTCATGATGTTCACGATGACGGCCGCGCCGCTGGCCGCGGTGGCCTGCCATCACACGATCGACGACGGCGCCAACATCATCCAGTGGCATCTGGTGGGCATGTATGCGCCCTCCTTCTTCGCCGGGCGCCTGATCAAGCGCTTCGGCCTGCCGGCCGTGCTGTTTGCCGGAATGGCGCTTAGCGCACTATGCGGGATCGTCGCCGTGGCATCGACGTCGTTGCCGTCCTTTTATGTGGCCTTGCTATGCCTTGGAATAGGATGGAACTTCATGTACGTGGGCGGCACTACCCTGCTGGCCTCGTCGCACCGGCCGTCCGAGCGCGCCCGGGTACAGGGCACGGCCGAGTTGATCCGCTATATCCTGACTGCCGCGGCCACGCTGGGCGCGGGCCCGGTCTTCGAGCACTTCGGCTGGACCAATCTGAACCTGATCACCTTCCCCATGCTGATCCTGGCCGCCGCGCTGACCCTGCTGTGGGTCCGCGCTGACCGGCGTGCCAAGGCCATGCCCGCGAACGTGGTAAGTTCCTCGCAATGA
- a CDS encoding efflux transporter outer membrane subunit, producing the protein MTLRRTALSMICATLALALAGCAVGPDYQEPTTAVSEHFMGQADLQARQAPASADARVWWEGFHDPVLTQLVTRALSQNLDIAQAVARVSQSRASLRQANAALLPSATVAGQAERGRQSVETPQGRLLNATPDFQRTGSYYELDLDAGWEIDLFGGLRRQREAAIASYQAAQASADAARLAVAAQTADVYITLRGLQERLAIAQEQVRTRGRLLDTVRLQYDKGIAAELQVRQSEGALAEVRATVPVLEDGVQATVNALDVLLAQPPGTSRALLASASAVPQAPAIGDTGTPADLMRRRPDLIAAERQLAASNARIGAAIAEYYPTFSLGAVLGTATTVSGHLFNDSANQVQGVLGLRWRLFDFGRIEADIADARGRNAEALAAYRLAVLRASEDVENAFSALVKREEQARYLDEGVAALARARITSFTAYQSGIVSLIEVLDADSALLRTRDASVLARTEAARAAIASYRALGGGWDGGAVIDAVAAK; encoded by the coding sequence ATGACTCTCCGAAGAACCGCCCTTTCGATGATATGCGCCACGCTAGCGCTGGCGCTGGCTGGATGTGCGGTCGGTCCCGATTATCAGGAGCCGACCACCGCCGTAAGCGAACATTTTATGGGACAGGCCGACCTGCAAGCCCGCCAGGCGCCCGCGAGCGCCGATGCACGGGTCTGGTGGGAAGGTTTCCACGACCCGGTGCTCACGCAACTGGTGACGCGCGCCTTGTCCCAGAATCTGGATATTGCCCAAGCCGTTGCGCGGGTCAGCCAATCCCGCGCGTCCCTGCGTCAGGCCAACGCGGCCCTGTTGCCGTCGGCGACTGTCGCCGGGCAGGCGGAGCGCGGGCGCCAGTCGGTCGAAACACCGCAAGGCCGCCTGCTCAACGCTACCCCCGATTTCCAGCGCACCGGCAGCTACTACGAGCTGGACCTCGACGCAGGATGGGAGATCGATCTGTTCGGCGGCCTGCGGCGGCAGCGCGAAGCGGCCATTGCCAGCTATCAGGCGGCCCAGGCATCGGCGGATGCCGCCCGCCTGGCCGTCGCGGCCCAGACGGCGGACGTCTATATCACCTTGCGCGGCCTGCAGGAACGCCTGGCCATCGCGCAGGAACAGGTGCGCACGCGCGGGCGGCTGCTGGACACCGTGCGGCTGCAGTACGACAAAGGGATAGCCGCGGAATTGCAGGTCCGCCAATCGGAGGGCGCGCTGGCGGAAGTCCGCGCCACGGTACCCGTGCTGGAAGACGGCGTGCAGGCCACGGTCAACGCCCTGGACGTATTGCTTGCGCAGCCGCCAGGCACCAGCCGCGCGCTGCTGGCCAGTGCCAGCGCCGTGCCCCAGGCGCCCGCCATCGGCGACACCGGCACGCCCGCCGACCTCATGCGCCGGCGCCCTGACCTGATCGCCGCTGAGCGGCAGTTGGCGGCCAGCAATGCGCGCATCGGCGCGGCCATCGCCGAGTACTACCCGACGTTTTCGCTGGGGGCCGTGCTGGGCACGGCGACGACCGTGTCCGGTCATCTGTTCAATGACAGCGCCAATCAGGTGCAGGGAGTGCTGGGATTACGCTGGCGCCTGTTCGATTTCGGCCGCATCGAAGCTGATATCGCCGACGCCCGGGGCCGCAACGCGGAAGCGTTGGCGGCGTATCGACTGGCCGTCTTGCGCGCATCGGAGGATGTGGAGAATGCGTTCTCCGCCCTGGTCAAACGCGAAGAGCAGGCGCGTTACCTCGATGAAGGAGTCGCGGCGCTGGCCCGCGCCCGGATCACCTCGTTCACGGCCTATCAGAGCGGCATCGTCAGCCTGATCGAAGTACTGGACGCCGACAGCGCCTTGCTGCGCACCCGCGATGCCAGCGTCCTGGCGCGCACCGAGGCGGCGCGCGCGGCCATCGCTTCGTATCGCGCACTCGGCGGGGGCTGGGACGGCGGCGCCGTTATCGACGCCGTGGCGGCAAAATGA
- a CDS encoding efflux RND transporter periplasmic adaptor subunit, translating into MSFLRPAFLAIPIVAALTACSPAPADDPRAGIPLVRVATVQAPAPAARSYTGVVVARVQSDLGFRVPGKVIERLVDTGQQVRRGQPLMRIDPTDLALATRAREQAVSAARARAQQTAADEKRYRELVGAGAVSASAYDQIHAAADTARADLSAAQAQADVARNEAGYATLYADADGVVMTTLAEPGQVVAPGQAVVRVARAGPREAVIDLPETLRPALGSAGTARLYGSNGGTIAVRLRELSDYADPRTRTFQARYVLDQEPAAAQAPLGATISVTIADTQAAPVVEVPLAALHDEGRGAGVWVLAGESRSAGPAKVTWRAVQVAALGVETAAVSGGLSAGDRFVALGAHLLHEGEQIRTADAPGGQDAKASVARNEVSQ; encoded by the coding sequence ATGTCTTTTCTCCGTCCGGCCTTCCTGGCCATACCCATCGTTGCTGCACTGACCGCGTGCAGCCCCGCGCCCGCCGATGACCCACGTGCCGGCATTCCGCTGGTGCGGGTCGCCACGGTCCAGGCCCCTGCGCCGGCCGCCCGTTCCTACACCGGCGTTGTCGTCGCCAGAGTGCAAAGCGATCTCGGCTTTCGCGTGCCCGGCAAAGTCATCGAGCGGCTGGTGGACACGGGCCAGCAAGTGCGACGCGGTCAGCCCTTGATGCGCATCGACCCCACCGACCTGGCCTTGGCGACCCGGGCGCGCGAGCAGGCCGTCAGCGCCGCCCGGGCCCGTGCCCAGCAGACCGCGGCTGACGAGAAGCGTTATCGCGAGCTGGTTGGCGCCGGCGCCGTGTCCGCTTCGGCTTACGACCAGATCCATGCGGCGGCCGATACCGCCCGCGCCGACCTCAGCGCGGCGCAGGCCCAGGCCGATGTCGCGCGCAATGAAGCGGGTTATGCGACCTTGTACGCGGACGCCGATGGCGTGGTCATGACCACGCTGGCGGAACCCGGCCAGGTGGTCGCCCCCGGCCAGGCCGTCGTGCGCGTGGCCCGCGCGGGCCCTCGTGAAGCGGTTATCGATCTGCCCGAAACGCTGCGGCCGGCCTTGGGGTCGGCAGGCACGGCGCGCCTGTATGGCAGCAACGGCGGCACCATCGCCGTCCGCCTGCGCGAGCTGTCGGACTATGCCGACCCGCGCACGCGGACCTTCCAGGCGCGGTATGTCCTGGATCAGGAGCCCGCCGCGGCGCAGGCGCCGCTGGGCGCGACCATCAGCGTGACCATTGCCGATACGCAGGCAGCGCCGGTCGTCGAGGTACCACTGGCGGCCCTGCACGACGAGGGCCGCGGCGCCGGCGTGTGGGTGCTGGCGGGCGAGTCCCGGAGCGCCGGCCCGGCCAAAGTGACGTGGCGTGCCGTGCAGGTGGCGGCATTGGGCGTGGAGACGGCCGCTGTGAGCGGTGGCCTGTCCGCCGGTGACCGCTTCGTTGCCCTGGGCGCGCATCTGTTGCACGAAGGCGAGCAGATCCGCACGGCGGATGCGCCGGGTGGGCAAGACGCCAAGGCCTCGGTGGCGCGCAACGAGGTGTCCCAATGA
- a CDS encoding TetR/AcrR family transcriptional regulator — translation MTETLQVTQGQRGPVDHNIRDQIVLAANEHFSRYGYAKTTVSDLAKEIGFSKAYIYKFFDSKQAIGEAICTGCLTQVMDGVLKAMAEAGSATERFRRLFLTLVELSTQLFFEDRKLYEIAAHSVSEKWESSRAYEAQIQGLVTDILREGRAAGEFERKTPLDEATRSIYLVMYPFINPLMLQYNLDRLPDAPREVANLVLRSLAP, via the coding sequence ATGACCGAGACGTTGCAAGTTACGCAGGGCCAGCGCGGGCCCGTCGATCACAATATTCGTGACCAGATCGTCCTGGCCGCGAACGAACACTTCAGCCGCTATGGCTACGCCAAGACCACCGTGTCGGATCTGGCCAAGGAAATCGGTTTCTCCAAAGCCTATATCTACAAGTTCTTCGACTCGAAGCAGGCCATCGGCGAAGCCATCTGCACGGGGTGTCTGACCCAGGTCATGGATGGTGTGCTGAAGGCCATGGCCGAAGCGGGCAGCGCCACGGAGCGCTTCCGGCGCCTGTTCCTGACGCTGGTGGAACTGTCGACTCAGTTGTTTTTCGAAGACCGCAAGCTGTATGAAATCGCCGCCCATTCCGTGTCGGAGAAGTGGGAGAGCTCACGCGCCTATGAAGCGCAGATACAGGGCCTGGTGACCGACATCCTGCGGGAGGGGCGCGCGGCCGGGGAGTTCGAGCGCAAGACGCCTCTGGACGAGGCCACCCGTTCCATCTATCTGGTGATGTACCCCTTCATCAATCCCCTGATGCTGCAGTACAACCTGGACCGCCTGCCCGACGCGCCGCGCGAGGTCGCCAACCTGGTATTGCGCAGCCTGGCGCCCTGA
- a CDS encoding tripartite tricarboxylate transporter substrate binding protein has protein sequence MKSVSLIKALAMTVLGAVALSAHAENYPARPISMIVPYPPGGTTDIAARTIAQAMGPFLKQSIVVDNRAGAGGNIGMGIVKRAAPDGYTIGMGTIGSQTINQYLYSDMPFDPAKDFVPLAMVFTTPNVIAVSATSDMKTMQDLFTKAKANKNKPLTYGSPGIGSSVHLTGAFLEQAAGIQMLHVPFKGVSGTMPALIGGQIDILMDNLPSTLSQLKDGSRVRALAVTSAQRSPSLPDVPTVAEAGLKDFDVTAWFALYAPAGTPPEVQATLIDAAKKALATPEVKAQFAAVGATVGTLTGKDLAAFEVQERQRWSRLIKERNITTN, from the coding sequence ATGAAATCGGTTTCGCTTATCAAGGCCCTGGCCATGACCGTTCTGGGCGCCGTCGCCCTGTCCGCGCACGCTGAAAACTATCCGGCCCGGCCGATCAGCATGATCGTGCCTTATCCGCCCGGCGGCACCACCGACATCGCGGCGCGGACGATTGCCCAGGCAATGGGACCGTTTCTGAAGCAGTCCATCGTCGTCGACAACCGCGCGGGCGCGGGCGGCAATATCGGCATGGGTATCGTCAAGCGCGCCGCGCCGGACGGCTACACCATAGGCATGGGCACCATCGGGTCCCAGACCATCAACCAATATTTGTACAGCGACATGCCCTTCGATCCGGCCAAGGACTTCGTGCCCCTGGCCATGGTCTTCACCACGCCCAATGTCATCGCCGTCAGCGCGACGTCCGACATGAAGACCATGCAGGACCTCTTTACCAAGGCCAAGGCCAACAAGAACAAGCCGCTGACCTACGGCTCGCCGGGTATCGGATCTTCGGTCCATTTGACCGGTGCATTCCTGGAGCAGGCGGCCGGCATCCAGATGCTGCACGTGCCGTTCAAGGGCGTGTCCGGCACCATGCCCGCCCTGATCGGCGGTCAGATCGACATCCTGATGGACAACCTGCCCAGCACGCTCAGCCAATTGAAGGACGGCAGCCGCGTGCGCGCCCTGGCGGTCACCTCGGCCCAGCGTTCGCCTTCACTGCCCGACGTCCCCACCGTGGCGGAAGCCGGTCTGAAGGATTTCGACGTCACCGCCTGGTTCGCCCTGTATGCCCCGGCAGGCACGCCGCCGGAAGTGCAGGCCACCTTGATCGACGCGGCCAAAAAGGCCCTGGCGACGCCCGAAGTGAAAGCGCAGTTCGCGGCGGTGGGCGCCACGGTCGGCACGCTGACGGGTAAGGACCTGGCCGCCTTCGAGGTGCAGGAACGTCAGCGCTGGAGCAGGCTGATCAAGGAACGCAACATCACCACGAACTAG
- a CDS encoding GlxA family transcriptional regulator, with amino-acid sequence MAATNTQRQAKRAQGQARDIAFLVYPGFQIQDLSGPLSAFDSADRMAGGGIYRCHVVSVDGGNVVSTAGVEVATRKIRQSSYDTLIVMGGEGSRDPVQLPAIAQCLARSATRGTRRIASVCTGAFILAATGLLDGRPATTHWLHALRLQRMFPQVRVDGDRIYTRDGHIWTSAGITAGIDLALAMIEDDVGADIAQQTARMLVVYYRRPGGQSQFSAMASMEPESDRIRTVLAYMREHLDETLSTERLAAVACLSPRQFGRAFLAETGETPAKAVERLRVEIARPRVAQGSEPIERIAQSVGFVDPERMRRAFVRLLGHPPQSVRRMAV; translated from the coding sequence ATGGCAGCGACCAATACCCAGCGGCAAGCAAAACGCGCGCAAGGACAAGCCCGCGATATCGCCTTCCTGGTCTACCCAGGATTCCAGATTCAGGACCTGAGCGGTCCCTTGTCCGCCTTCGACAGCGCCGACCGCATGGCGGGTGGCGGCATCTATCGTTGCCACGTCGTGTCCGTCGACGGCGGCAACGTCGTCAGCACCGCGGGGGTGGAAGTCGCGACCCGCAAGATCCGTCAGTCGTCCTACGACACCCTGATCGTGATGGGCGGGGAAGGCTCGCGCGATCCGGTCCAGCTACCGGCGATTGCTCAATGCCTGGCCCGCTCCGCGACGCGAGGCACCCGGCGCATCGCCAGCGTCTGCACCGGCGCCTTCATCCTGGCCGCCACGGGCCTGCTGGACGGCCGGCCCGCGACCACGCACTGGCTGCATGCGTTGCGCTTGCAGCGCATGTTCCCGCAGGTCAGGGTGGATGGCGACCGTATCTACACGCGCGACGGCCATATCTGGACGTCGGCCGGCATTACCGCCGGCATCGACCTTGCGCTGGCCATGATCGAGGACGACGTCGGTGCCGACATCGCGCAGCAGACGGCCAGGATGCTGGTGGTCTATTACCGCCGCCCGGGTGGGCAATCCCAATTCTCGGCCATGGCCAGCATGGAACCGGAGTCGGACCGCATCCGCACGGTGCTGGCCTATATGCGTGAGCATCTGGACGAAACCTTGTCCACCGAGCGACTGGCGGCGGTGGCCTGTCTGAGTCCGCGCCAGTTCGGTCGCGCCTTCCTGGCGGAAACGGGCGAGACCCCGGCCAAGGCGGTGGAGCGCCTGCGGGTTGAAATCGCGCGCCCCCGCGTGGCGCAGGGCAGCGAACCCATAGAACGCATCGCGCAGTCGGTCGGTTTCGTCGATCCCGAACGCATGCGCCGCGCCTTCGTCCGCCTGCTGGGACACCCGCCCCAAAGCGTCCGCCGCATGGCCGTATAA